ACAAGAATTTCCACTGATAAGGGCAATACTCGTCAACCTTCACTTTACATAGAGAGGACAATATAGTGTAAACTTTTTCTTTACAAAATATGTCTTCTTCAATTCAAATTTGTCCCGaaaagattttttctttttgttgttttctcgtTTCAGATAACGTGACCATCAAAATTAGCTTGAACCACTCATCTTAATATGACTACACAAAATTAAGatcaatattaaaaaatgtgcgGGAATTAATTACACAATTATTTTGTTACATTTGACTACATCAATTGATATTGTAATATGCATGTATCGCACCCATTCACATGTAAATGCAGGAAGTGTGACCGCAAGATTTTTATTGATCGTAACAAATGCAACAACATTTTTTAGTAATGGTTTGAATTGAGTCCGTTTTCAGAGTTTCAGTGCCACAGATGATTGAAAATTTGTTTTGTagaaaaaaacagcagcttTCAAAATGGCACTTCAGGTGTCCACTTAATGGACATTAATCTTTGTTCAATTACAACGTTTTATTATTGTCttttaagactttttttttactttggtccTCCAACCCAACTGGCCCCTCATAAATcatgaaatcaaatatttatggGGAAGAAGGACCTTTAAGCTTACATTTACTAAGCTTACAGGTATTAAGCTTATATAACTACAGTTATATATGAGTAATATTAGTCTCTCCTGGACTTTTGCATCTGCTGAAAATAGTTTTGCCTAAGAAACAGGGCTGGAGTGGGCAGAATTGTGAGACCAAACACAATTCAAGGATTTGTCATAAGTTATATCTCAAagtaagtaaaaaaataaatgttttgctgaATTATATAGTCGCTCGGGTCAAATTTCAAGTTGCAGTTTGACTAAATTTGGACTAATATTTGCTCAACATGTATAGTTCAGCTTCTTGGTAAAACAAGCACTTTCAACAAACCTTTTACACACGTAATATATACACATAATTAGAGTTTTATCTTAATATCTAATTATTGTTATAATGGCAACTTAAATTTAAGATGGGACTGCAGTTTTCTACTTTCACTTGCTGGTTTCTGCTCATCTTTTGGCTGAGGTTGTCGTGACAACGGTATTGCTTACAACTGTTTACTGAACAGTCTTTCCTCCGCCTACTCTTGGCCTATCTACCAGCATCGACTAAATGCGCTCACCGTTTGCCCATTGCCCGTTTAaaattgtgtttcctgtttttattactCACACTCAGTAAGTGCATGGCTTGAGTGGGTCCACATTCCCTTTGTTCGCCAGTTGTGCTCTCCTGCACTCGCCCTGCAGAGAGCACACTCGCTGCACCATAATGAAGGTTGACCTTTCACCTTGAACTTGAACTCAGCCCCTGATGACTGCAGAGTTTCAGCACAGAACACTGGGACCTGAGACAGTGGTGCCACTGTTCGAGAGATGGGTGTCATTAAAGTGTCTTGTATCCTAAACACTATCATGCTTCACATTGACATTCCCAGTGATTTACTTGTGTGCAGAGACTCAATTTtctatcataataataatgataataataataataataataataataataataataataataataataataataataataataataataataataataataacaatacatgttATTTACCGAGTGTTTTTCATGATACTCAAAGATACTTTACAACATTAAAAGCTTTGCATAAAAAGCAGCACAATAAAATCATAGAGCACATATCAAACATTCAACATGTTTTGGAACCTCTTGTATGAATCAATGTGAGATCCAAAGTTTTGACCCTGTGCGTCCGTCTTATCCTCTCACAGGTAATTAATCTGTAAGCACAGAGCGCTCCCTTCACgcgggaggaaggaaggaaaaactGGCTTATCAGAAACCTGACCAAATATGGAGAGGTGAAACTGCCTATTGTATGAAGTAATGCTCAGTTTGGAGTCAAGGTGGAGCTAATGTAGTTTAAACAACCGTTAATCATCATTCATGTTTCTCAGTAGTGACCTGAAATCAGGCTGGAAATGCAAAATACATTAGAGccttttggttttatttcaaacGAGCTTCTTAACAGTTGGGAGTTCCAAAGTAATCCTGAGCGACACATTGATACTTCTTCACTGTAATGGGTTTGTGGTATTGgtggaaaccagcagaaaaGGCCCAATTGAAATGCTAATAAGAAGCGATAATGATGTCAGCAGACACTTCATGTTACCCAGGCTCTTCAGAGGCTTCTCCCTGAGCtgcttttaaattaaaacttcattctctaaaaacgacaaagacgGGAATGAAAAAAATTCAACCTAACTCGTGACGAGGGATGCGCACAAATATGCAAAACACCCGGTGCAACAACACACCTGCAACCGACAGGAATGTTCTGCTTGTGAAAgtgtttgcatgcatgtgtgtgtgtgtgtgtgtgttcctgtttgGTGTTTCATCCATGACGTTTCCTCTGTGTTGCACAAACAGATACATATCTACAGTTGACAATTTGACTCATACCAGTGAGCAGACTGGTTTGACCGGTCGCTGTGTAAATACAACAGCTCTGTACTCTGCTCTCGGACAAATCTCCTGCAGCAAGTTTAGCTTTCGAGCAAGTTTTTCGGTGGGAGGCACGAAGCAGGGATGTTTGTTTATTGGGTGGTCCCTTGAATTCCTACAGTACCTTCGTCCACGCTGATGTTTGTCGGACTATAACCGGTTTGAGACAATGGCGATTCTGTCCTGACAACAATAGGTGGAAATGCAGCTGCCGAGAAGTGTGCGCGCAATTCATCCAGGGACGAGCCCAGGGAGAAACTCTAGAGTAAAGGAAGTGGCAGGGAAAATGGAGGCGTTTTTTCTCGCACACTAGTTGTCACTTCTTTTGCCTTTCACACTTCATTCATTCGCTTTCTTTCagtctgttttctttctctctctctatttctctctcctctcctgtctgcctgccctctttctcgccctctctctctctttctccctccttgcTCAACCTGCTTATCTAAACTGGGCAGGGCTCAATATACTCCCAGCACAGGGGGAGGGCCTTGTCTGCTTTCAATCAATAACCTCTGGAATTCAGAAATACAAGTAGGTCCTGTCCCTGGCAGGCTGTACCAAACTCTTGAGGGCGGGCTCCCAGTCACAGTCGACGGAACGTCTATCTACTTCTggctttctctctgtctgtctccacaggTCTCACTGTGTTTGGAGTCCCATCACAATGGCTGATCCGACGTCTCCAGATTACTTCAGCTGCACCCTGTGTCTGAACCTCCTGAAGGACCCCGTGGCTATCCCATGTGGCCACAGTTTCTGCATGGACTGCATCAGTGGCTACTGGAATGAGGCTGACTACACAGGGATTTACATTTGTCCCCAGTGTAAGATCACATTCACCCAGAGGCCTGTGCTCCGCCCCAACGCCACTCTGAGCATGGTGGCCGAGAAGATCAAAAAGAGCGGCCTGAACCTCAACCTCAACATGTCCCAGGGGAATATCTACGCCGGGCCGGACGACGTCCCCTGCGACTTCTGCACTGGGAAGAAGTTAAAGGCTGTGAAGTCCTGTCTGAACTGTCTGGCGTCCTACTGCGAGAAGCACCTGAAGCCTCACTATGAATCAGCCACGTTCAAAaggcacaagctggtggaggtgCTGGGGAACTTGGACAGGAAGATCTGCCCACAGCACCAGAAGTCCCTGGAGCTCTTCTGTCGAACAGACCAGATGTGCATCTGTGCTATCTGCACAGTCAGTGAGCACAAGGGCCATGACATTGTCTCTGCCGaggcagagaggggggagaaaCAGGTAAGAAttcctcctgtctctgctgATGTTCTTCATTCGATAGATTAGACACTCTCAGGCTCAGTAATAGTCTTTGTAACCTGTTAGAAGAATCACTTTCAATCAGCTTCTCATTGAGGGACAGTGTGGGAAAGATAAGTAGCTGCATGTGAGATAGTACAAGCTGAAACTGCACCACCAGTGTCATGGGACACTTCAGCCCTCGAAGGAGAGATAGGAGAGATAAACTTTCACAAAGAGCCACATAACTGATGAATGAAAAATACTGTTTATTGTCATTGAAGGAACTTGAATCCAAGCAGACATTGTGTTTTTGCCCAACTCCTTTCCATGCTTTACAAACCGGTGCTTGGACTTTGACCCATTTCACCAACACTATCAGCTACCCTGGCAGGCATTCACCGCCAAAACAAATCCAGCTCTCTGATTAGCTGTACCGAGGCCGGGGGGTGGGGGTCTTCTAGTTATCGCCTCTGAGAACCGCTTCTCACAGAATGGGCCGTCCCAGCTGTGGGATAgatacacagaaactgcagctgaaacttcctgctgctgccccGGTTCCCACCTGTGGGAGTGGGACTGGTAACAACACTGGAATGTCAGTGAGTCGTGACCCTCTCCGATGCCGCATGATCGAGCGGTCACAGCGCTGGGACCACATTGAAAATCAACATTGAAATGACGTCCCAGTCAGGTGGCCTTGTGCAACACTGTAGGACAACACTGTCAAGAGATGCTGCAGTGTAAATCTGCATTGGTGGGAACACGTATGGCTGTTATACATGAGTAAttgaggaggattttttttttatggcagcCAGGAACATCAGTTAACGGATTCTTAGGGCATGATGCAGTAATAACTCATCCTACTGTTTTCTTTGCAACACGGGAAGTCTGGTTTCCCTCCTCCCAAGATTTACAACGTGAATCTCACACATCtcactccatctccctctctctctcgctctctcccctccccctctcatGCCCCCAgcctccctcaccccccccccccccctggattCCCCACATTCCTCAAGCTTATCTTGAAGAATGGGTCGGTGGGCTCGAGTAAAAAGCTGAATTAGAAGCCCCTCTATTTGGCGCGTCAGTGCTGTGTGCACCTTGAAacgtctctttaaaaaaaagtcaggcGGCGGTAGACTCGCATTCCTGACAGAATTCCATTACAGACACCCCCCTCCTCGCTCCCTCCGAGATAAAAGCCGCCTGTATTAAGAAGATTCTTTGAGTAGGGTTTATTCAAAATGCCAAAGGGCCTGCCCACATATTCCCTGATGAGAAAGAATGTTTGAACTGGGCCAACAAATATTGGGCTTTTTACCTTGTTTAAGAAAGCGGCGTAACATTCAACTACATATTGTGAATCTGAGGTGATACATGTATAGCACTGCATAAAATACTAAAAGAAGCAGGTTCAGCTTCCAGCATTGGGAGTGCATGTGAGAAACAGTGAAATTGATGACTGTGTAATGCGcctttattctgcagaaactatTGGGCATCTCCCAAGCAGAGATTAGACAAAAGGgccaggagagggagaaggagctggaggaactGAAGACTGCAGTGGATTCCCTGAAGGTGAGGACACCATGTTGATAACTCAGTGTGTCTTTCTGCCAACCGTCTGTCTCGGATCATGACAGAAAAGCAAAACATTGCTCTAAGATGTCTACCATGACTGCACTGCTCATCGTGAATCAAACCAGCGTCTGCATCTGACAGGTACTTAACATCCTCTGTGTTGTTTCCAGAACTCAGCCCAGAGAGCCATGGTGGAGAGCCAGAAGATGTTTGAGGACATGATCCGCTCCATCGAGAGGATGAGGTCGGAGGTGACCAAGCTGATTGGCATCAACGAGAAGGCCGCTTTCAACCAGGCCGAGGCTCTGATCGAGCGACTGGAACTGGAGATTGATGAGCTGAAGAAAAAGGAGTCGGGGCTCAAGCAGCTGTACAGCACGGAGGACCACATCCACTTCCTGCAGGTAAAACACAGTTTCAAAAGGGAATAGAGCTGGAGATGTATCTGTTGGCTGGGTATACTGGCCAATATGAGCCTTTTACAAACATATTGGTATCGCCATGTTGGCCGATATGAAAGTTTTTATTATACAGAATAATAAATGCAGTAAAGATGTGCATTATCTTATtaattcaagttatgtatggttgtgtttatatttaatttgtatttatatttatttataataaaggttATGATTAAACTGCAATATATCAACCCTCAAAATCCTCAAAAGATGTATATGGACCAATGAATGGGTATAGGAAATGTTTCAGTCCTTTATATAGGTTTTAACATTAGatctcaaatatatttttcagttGGGCTCGACTAACCAAGAACAAATACATCTGGAGTTTTTATGTTGCTAGGGTTCACTGATGGTCTCGTCCAATAAAGACACATAATAGTAATTTAATCTGTCATTGTCACAGCTCTACATTTTCTTCTGAGTTAAGTCGATTGCGAATGAATCTCTCACTGTGAAGCAATAACTGAAGTAATTAGTTTTATGATTCATGATGATTAGTACATATGGGTGTTGCTTTTGATGAGATGGCTCATGACTTAACAGGCTCTCCCTGTTTAAGATGACACCATCAAAACCAAAGTCCTTTTGTGACAGATGTAATTGTTAACATGCTAATGAAGA
This genomic window from Pleuronectes platessa chromosome 15, fPlePla1.1, whole genome shotgun sequence contains:
- the ftr82 gene encoding finTRIM family, member 82 is translated as MADPTSPDYFSCTLCLNLLKDPVAIPCGHSFCMDCISGYWNEADYTGIYICPQCKITFTQRPVLRPNATLSMVAEKIKKSGLNLNLNMSQGNIYAGPDDVPCDFCTGKKLKAVKSCLNCLASYCEKHLKPHYESATFKRHKLVEVLGNLDRKICPQHQKSLELFCRTDQMCICAICTVSEHKGHDIVSAEAERGEKQKLLGISQAEIRQKGQEREKELEELKTAVDSLKNSAQRAMVESQKMFEDMIRSIERMRSEVTKLIGINEKAAFNQAEALIERLELEIDELKKKESGLKQLYSTEDHIHFLQNFNYLCTPTDDGFIPKVTVNPDFSFGAVRKAVSEIKDRLEEFGREELLKISKSVSEVPVYTTESRTLDRKSRAAGKEMVVNNLPPAEPKSRADFVKYFCQLKLDSNTAYKELFISENSRKVIRTRDLQPYEDIPERFDSFAQVLCREALSGGRYYWEIEWSGEFSIGVAYRSISRKGKGSLCLLGYNDKSWSLLCSDSGYSAWHNRVDKSINAPHSPRIGMYLDHTAGVLAFYSISSTMTLLHRFETTFVEPLYPGFGVGTSVKICNIK